One Natator depressus isolate rNatDep1 chromosome 13, rNatDep2.hap1, whole genome shotgun sequence genomic region harbors:
- the TTC5 gene encoding tetratricopeptide repeat protein 5 — MELKRDPWSGRGRPGARGGAEAEGGAELAIMAEEGAEGSRQALQTLQELVDGLYYFRDHYFESHGVEDAGRKQQDVVEEMEKTLQQMGEIDGCSQGRAQALMLKGKALNITPDYNPEAEELLAKAVKLDPELVEAWNQLGEAYWKKGDITAAHTCFSGALGHRKNKVSLQNLSMVLRQLRAESTEQHAQNVMDSVRQAKLAVQMDMQDGRSWYILGNAYLSLFFNTGQNPSISQQALSAYAQAEKVDPTASCNPDLHLNRATLHKYEENYTEALEGFSRAAALDPTWPEPQQRYQQLLDFLERLTSLLENKGKVKVKKLQSMLGSLRPSQLGPCGDGRYQGSSGQKVALEHRLLSALQPGVNMGAVVLGRVIFSLTTDEKVPFTFGLADSKGPCFAVTVYNMVQSWGVLIGDSVAIPEPHLRHHHVQHQGKSFSFPGIRLETPLLLVVNGKMQGPGNQAAATVAYRAQSE, encoded by the exons ATGGAATTAAAAAGAGATCCCTGGAGTGGGCGAG GCCGGCCCGGAGCGCGCGGCGGCGCCGAGGCGGAGGGAGGGGCGGAGCTCGCAATCATGGCTGAGGAGGGAGCAGAAGGAAGCCGCCAGGCCTTGCAAACCCTGCAG GAATTGGTCGATGGCCTGTACTATTTCCGGGATCACTACTTTGAAAGCCACGGCGTGGAGGATGCTGGGAGAAAGCAGCAGGACGTGGTGGAGGAAATGGAGAAAACGCTACAGCAGATGGGCGAGATAGATG GTTGTTCCCAGGGCCGGGCTCAGGCGTTGATGCTGAAGGGGAAGGCTCTGAACATTACACCTGACTACAACCCCGAGGCTGAGGAGCTGCTGGCCAAGGCTGTGAAGCTGGACCCGGAGCTGGTGGAGGCCTGGAACCAGCTGGGCGAGGCCTACTGGAAAAAGGGTGACATCACAGCAGCCCACACCTGCTTCTCTGGGGCCCTGGGGCAT CGAAAGAACAAGGTCTCGCTGCAGAATCTGTCGATGGTGCTGCGGCAGCTGCGAGCCGAGAGCACAGAGCAGCACGCCCAGAATGTCATGGACAGTGTCCGGCAGGCCAAGCTGGCTGTCCAGATGGACATGCAGGATGGCCGCTCGTGGT ACATCTTGGGAAATGCCTACCTCTCGCTGTTTTTCAACACTGGCCAGAACCCCAGTATCTCCCAGCAGGCCCTAAGTGCCTATGCCCAGGCG GAAAAGGTGGATCCTACAGCATCCTGTAACCCGGACCTGCACCTCAACAGAGCTACG CTGCATAAATATGAGGAGAATTACACGGAGGCCCTGGAGGGGTTTTCCCGTGCTGCGGCCCTTGATCCAACCTGGCCCGAACCCCAGCAGCGCTACCAGCAGCTTCTGGATTTCCTGGAGCGACTCACCAGCCTCCTGGAGAACAAG GGCAAAGTGAAGGTTAAGAAGCTGCAGAGCATGTTGGGAAGCCTGCGCCCATCGCAGCTGGGCCCCTGTGGGGATGGGCGGTACCAGGGGTCCTCAGGCCAGAAGGTGGCACTGGAGCATCGGCTTCTGAGTGCCCTACAGCCAGGTGTGAACATGGGGGCCGTAGTGCTGGGAAGGGTGATCTTCAGCCTCACCACGGATGAGAAGGTGCCCTT CACATTCGGCCTGGCTGACTCCAAGGGCCCCTGTTTTGCTGTCACTGTTTATAACATGGTCCAGAGCTGGGGTGTGCTCATCGGCGACTCAGTGGCCATCCCTGAGCCGCATCTCCGGCATCACCACGTCCAGCACCAGGGCAAG agcttctccttccctgggatCCGTCTGGAGACCCCACTCCTGCTGGTGGTGAACGGCAAGATGCAGGGACCTGGCAACCAGGCGGCAGCTACTGTGGCATACCGAGCACAGAGCGAATGA